A genome region from Sardina pilchardus chromosome 22, fSarPil1.1, whole genome shotgun sequence includes the following:
- the tbx21 gene encoding T-box transcription factor TBX21: MGGIGGNLYLNMLNGTETQSFAKEADISSHLHRNKDLVDLKMGIHDTRFYYQESIQNGQDNLPLQYHTEQTVPGFGAQPGRFYSPTSLSSCHFNNIRSPTRGGTGQTYVPAGGDGFSSQGKDVYPSGAESYSAPFQHGYPRAPLYPIPGLQVSGKTQAVLNNYPLWAKFHKYQTEMIITKQGRRMFPFLSFNISALDPTAHYNVYVDVVLADQHHWRYQGGKWVQCGKAEGSMPGNRTYMHPDSPNTGAHWMRQEVSFGKLKLTNNKGSSNNVAQMIVLQSLHKYQPRLHVVEVKEDGSDDPFLSSKAQIFVFPETQFIAVTAYQNADITQLKIDHNPFAKGFRDNYDTLYVQQDSERLTPSPSEGQQLLAGGCYHPQPYLADQYMSPLPQGRFYGRADMSMAGQQGPKDPSSTVSPHGRWYLPSPHPMPPSNCLDFNSFDGDYGTGNGLYKPYPHHLQTPGNPALGYYPESPFSPGGMSVPVSGAWSAGGRPSPPYLSHPRPSKPGPPAGPLGWFRSVPPASSSASPAAGGANGRLPPPPPPALPPPPPSVLSTPPLESLRLALPQDKPKDGCGSGGGGGGGAGEDGWLEAPSVKSVDSADSGLYEGGESKKRRVSPYASSTENSPPNRGSELCEKDSGSDVGYYSFFGH; this comes from the exons ATGGGCGGCATAGGCGGCAATTTGTACCTCAATATGTTGAATGGAACTGAGACACAAAGTTTCGCGAAAGAAGCCGACATTAGCAGTCACCTGCATCGCAACAAAGACTTGGTGGACTTGAAAATGGGGATTCACGACACAAGGTTTTATTATCAGGAATCAATCCAGAACGGACAGGACAATCTGCCTCTGCAGTACCACACCGAGCAAACTGTCCCCGGATTCGGTGCGCAACCCGGGAGGTTCTACTCACCAACTTCACTCAGCAGTTGTCACTTCAACAACATACGGTCGCCGACGAGAGGTGGCACGGGACAGACTTATGTACCGGCAGGAGGAGATGGATTTTCGTCGCAGGGCAAAGATGTGTACCCGTCCGGTGCAGAGAGTTACTCTGCGCCCTTTCAGCACGGGTATCCCCGCGCACCCCTGTACCCTATACCTGGCCTACAGGTGTCTGGCAAAACACAGGCGGTCCTCAACAACTACCCTCTTTGGGCCAAGTTCCACAAATACCAAACCGAAATGATCATCACAAAACAAGGACG GAGGATGTTCCCGTTCCTGAGCTTCAACATCAGCGCGCTGGACCCCACGGCGCACTACAACGTCTACGTGGACGTGGTGCTCGCCGACCAGCACCACTGGAGGTACCAGGGCGGCAAGTGGGTGCAGTGTGGCAAGGCCGAGGGCAGCATGCCAG GTAACAGGACGTACATGCATCCAGACTCGCCCAACACTGGCGCCCACTGGATGAGGCAGGAGGTGTCCTTCGGCAAACTCAAGCTCACCAACAACAAAGGCAGCTCCAACAACGTGGCCCAG ATGATTGTGCTGCAGTCGCTGCACAAGTATCAGCCCCGTCTGCATGtcgtggaggtgaaggaggacgGCTCCGAtgaccccttcctctcctccaaggCCCAGATCTTTGTCTTCCCAGAGACACAGTTCATCGCCGTGACAGCCTATCAGAACGCAGAC ATCACTCAACTGAAAATAGACCACAACCCTTTTGCTAAAGGCTTCCGGGACAATTACGACAC GCTCTACGTCCAGCAGGACTCCGAGCGGCTCACCCCGTCCCCCAGCGAGGGTCAGCAGCTCCTGGCGGGCGGCTGCTACCACCCGCAGCCTTACCTCGCCGACCAGTACATGAGCCCCCTCCCGCAGGGCCGCTTCTACGGCCGCGCCGACATGTCCATGGCCGGTCAGCAGGGCCCCAAGGACCCCTCGTCCACCGTCAGCCCCCACGGCCGCTGGTACCTGCCCAGCCCGCACCCCATGCCCCCCTCCAACTGCCTGGACTTCAACTCCTTCGACGGGGACTACGGCACGGGCAACGGGCTCTACAAGCCCTACCCCCACCACCTGCAGACGCCCGGCAACCCGGCGCTGGGCTACTACCCGGAGAGCCCCTTCTCGCCCGGGGGCATGTCGGTGCCCGTCAGCGGGGCGTGGAGCGCCGGCGGGCGGCCCTCGCCGCCGTACCTCAGCCACCCGCGGCCCAGCAAGCCCGGCCCGCCCGCGGGGCCCCTGGGCTGGTTCCGCTCGGTGCCGCCGGCGTCCTCGTCCGCCTCGCCGGCGGCGGGGGGGGCCAACGGGCGTCTTCCGCCGCCCCCGCcgcccgcgctgcccccgccgccCCCCAGCGTCCTCTCCACGCCCCCGCTGGAGTCGCTGCGCCTGGCCCTGCCGCAGGACAAGCCGAAGGACGGGTGCGGTAGCGGcggaggtggcggtggtggcgccGGGGAGGACGGCTGGCTGGAGGCGCCCTCGGTGAAGTCGGTGGACTCGGCCGACTCGGGACTCTACGAGGGCGGCGAGAGCAAGAAGCGGCGCGTGTCGCCGTACGCCTCCAGCACGGAGAACTCCCCGCCCAACCGGGGCTCCGAGCTCTGCGAGAAGGACAGCGGCAGCGACGTCGGCTACTACAGCTTCTTCGGCCACTGA